The following proteins are co-located in the Polystyrenella longa genome:
- a CDS encoding toxin-antitoxin system HicB family antitoxin: MPKQMPFEKRCKEALKSVESFAKTANNWGEIHNMFLGIGGKMFEFFPEASERTKFSGTEEYKQIKQIMSDAPEGVPDMPRDQVSGKFVVRLPVSLHAALVREAKEEGVSLNQLCEVKLAVQLRAVV, encoded by the coding sequence ATGCCTAAGCAAATGCCATTCGAAAAACGATGCAAAGAAGCCCTGAAGTCTGTCGAAAGTTTTGCCAAGACAGCGAACAACTGGGGAGAGATTCATAACATGTTCCTGGGAATCGGGGGCAAAATGTTCGAGTTCTTCCCAGAGGCTTCCGAGCGAACCAAGTTTTCCGGAACAGAAGAATATAAACAAATCAAACAGATCATGAGTGACGCCCCGGAAGGGGTGCCCGACATGCCCCGAGATCAGGTCAGCGGCAAGTTTGTCGTACGACTTCCGGTCTCTCTTCATGCGGCCCTGGTTCGGGAAGCAAAAGAAGAAGGGGTCAGTCTGAATCAGTTGTGTGAAGTCAAGCTGGCTGTCCAGCTGCGGGCTGTGGTATAG
- the sppA gene encoding signal peptide peptidase SppA — protein METNNLPAISPLTDLNVPHMDQYFGVWVMKEDVLKQAVNRANGMNLKVHVESARGEQAAEPNAAVRSDFPVHKGGIAQVTISGTMMKFSSSMSSSTSTVRARRQIRAAANDEEVQAILLSIDSPGGTVSGTKDLADDIAAAAKRKPVYAFIEDLGASAAYWVASQATKVYSNETALVGSIGVFSTIYDYSKQAEELGIKVHVVRAGQHKGAGVPGTEVTEEQLAEWQSIVDTYYDHFVNAVATGRAMNASQARQLADGRVHIGKAAHDLGLTDGVRTYDEVLAEMRSGGGSRRAQAADTTQKESKPMSKSTDTNETTATAASVKELRAACPKADEKFLLEQLEQNATLEAAQQNYIQHLEASHETLATENQTLKAEKEEQEKEAAKSKDAKTGVGALGNGKASAAGDDDGDPAAAWKAAINENVAKGMSRERATMEANRQNPGLREAMLAAASSSK, from the coding sequence ATGGAAACGAACAACCTGCCAGCGATAAGCCCACTGACTGATCTGAACGTGCCTCACATGGACCAATACTTCGGTGTCTGGGTCATGAAAGAGGATGTTCTGAAGCAGGCGGTGAATCGTGCCAATGGAATGAATCTGAAGGTGCATGTGGAGAGTGCCCGTGGTGAGCAGGCTGCCGAGCCGAATGCGGCTGTGCGTTCTGACTTTCCAGTTCACAAAGGGGGAATTGCCCAAGTCACGATCAGTGGCACCATGATGAAGTTTTCCAGTTCCATGTCTTCCAGTACTTCGACCGTGCGGGCGCGTCGACAAATCCGAGCTGCCGCTAATGATGAGGAAGTCCAGGCCATCCTGTTATCGATTGACTCTCCTGGGGGAACGGTCTCGGGAACCAAGGATCTGGCAGACGACATTGCCGCTGCCGCGAAACGAAAACCGGTCTACGCCTTCATTGAGGACCTGGGAGCCTCTGCTGCTTACTGGGTAGCGAGCCAAGCCACCAAGGTTTATTCGAATGAAACGGCCCTGGTGGGATCGATTGGCGTCTTCTCCACGATTTACGACTACTCCAAGCAGGCGGAAGAGCTGGGAATCAAAGTTCATGTTGTTCGAGCGGGCCAGCACAAAGGGGCTGGTGTTCCGGGAACGGAAGTGACTGAAGAACAGCTGGCCGAATGGCAGAGCATTGTAGACACCTATTACGACCATTTTGTGAATGCCGTCGCGACCGGCCGGGCGATGAACGCCAGTCAGGCTCGCCAGTTGGCAGATGGAAGAGTGCACATCGGCAAGGCGGCCCATGATCTGGGACTGACGGACGGTGTGCGAACCTATGACGAAGTTTTGGCCGAAATGCGTAGCGGGGGTGGTTCCCGACGAGCACAGGCCGCGGATACGACTCAGAAGGAATCGAAACCGATGAGTAAATCAACTGACACGAACGAAACGACGGCTACTGCGGCCAGCGTGAAAGAGTTGCGTGCGGCCTGCCCCAAAGCAGACGAAAAGTTTCTGCTGGAACAGCTCGAGCAAAACGCCACTCTCGAAGCGGCTCAGCAGAACTACATCCAGCATCTGGAAGCGAGCCATGAAACATTGGCAACCGAAAACCAGACCCTGAAAGCGGAAAAGGAAGAGCAGGAAAAAGAAGCTGCGAAATCCAAAGACGCCAAGACGGGAGTGGGAGCCCTGGGTAACGGGAAGGCGAGTGCGGCGGGTGACGACGATGGGGACCCGGCGGCAGCCTGGAAAGCGGCGATTAATGAGAACGTCGCCAAAGGAATGTCTCGTGAGCGTGCCACCATGGAGGCGAATCGCCAGAACCCTGGGTTACGTGAAGCGATGTTAGCGGCGGCTTCGAGCAGCAAATAA
- a CDS encoding tyrosine-type recombinase/integrase — MTQRANGEGSLSKTSTGKWKASVSYRDGSGKLRRKSQTSQTKSQAMDFIRNESHLRDNGGLVTQTTESVAGFLDYWLKNVVETELAPKTLADYTLIVNKHIKPRIGRKHLTKLTPEDIQMMLSGMRREGVGDRTRVKAYAVLSSAMSKAVMFRRIPLNICAAVQRPKSEPEPISPFTVDEVKRLIESADTVDLRAIITIAVHTGMRQGELFGLEWSHIDNKNMLIDVKQQLVNANGKLQLTSTKSSSGRRKIKFNETVKRILVELKADHMRRGLLDSPIVFCSSSGTHQLASNFRKRYWLPLFQETGIPHRGFHHLRHSYATLQLSNGVPINIVSKVLGHKDAAFTLRTYIHVLDNMQDQAAETILKALQ; from the coding sequence ATGACCCAGCGTGCGAACGGAGAAGGTTCACTTTCCAAGACCTCTACCGGAAAGTGGAAGGCCAGCGTTTCCTATCGAGATGGATCAGGGAAACTGCGCCGCAAAAGCCAAACATCGCAGACCAAAAGTCAGGCGATGGATTTTATTCGTAATGAATCCCACCTCCGCGACAACGGCGGTTTAGTGACTCAAACGACAGAGTCGGTTGCTGGCTTCCTGGACTACTGGCTTAAGAATGTCGTGGAAACGGAACTGGCACCGAAAACACTTGCTGACTACACATTGATTGTAAACAAACACATCAAACCCCGGATTGGTCGAAAACATTTAACCAAGCTGACACCGGAAGATATTCAGATGATGCTTTCCGGAATGCGGCGGGAAGGGGTGGGAGACAGAACGCGCGTGAAGGCCTACGCAGTCCTCTCCTCCGCGATGTCGAAAGCAGTGATGTTCCGCCGCATTCCTTTAAATATCTGTGCGGCAGTGCAAAGGCCGAAGAGCGAACCAGAACCAATCAGCCCCTTCACTGTGGATGAAGTAAAGCGTCTAATCGAATCCGCTGACACTGTCGATTTGAGGGCGATCATCACCATCGCGGTCCATACCGGGATGCGACAGGGGGAGTTGTTTGGTCTTGAATGGTCACACATCGACAACAAAAACATGCTCATCGACGTGAAACAGCAACTCGTGAACGCCAACGGAAAGCTTCAATTGACTTCGACCAAGAGCTCGAGCGGAAGGCGGAAGATCAAGTTCAATGAAACAGTCAAACGCATCCTGGTAGAGTTGAAGGCAGACCACATGCGGCGCGGCCTGCTTGACTCTCCAATCGTGTTCTGCTCCTCTTCGGGAACACATCAACTGGCATCTAATTTCCGCAAACGATATTGGTTGCCACTCTTCCAAGAAACAGGCATCCCTCACCGAGGGTTCCATCACCTTCGGCACAGCTACGCGACGTTGCAGCTCTCGAATGGAGTCCCGATCAATATCGTATCGAAAGTCCTCGGCCACAAAGACGCCGCATTCACTCTCAGGACCTATATACACGTCCTGGACAACATGCAGGATCAAGCCGCCGAGACCATCCTCAAAGCCCTGCAATAA
- a CDS encoding phage tail tape measure protein gives MADVTLQVAGDSEKAQQELVNLEKKLVKMTSKLQAMGKKSQKVSQESKSGFHQMGKSIQQTGMRLFALEKGYNIAVRGATKLLETHKKITAERNEIGKRVGQEDLKLQIQAGLTRDEVKQRFPQMRAATMLTPSVSNVEEMFQVQTQLHSSGFRPEDLESGRALLAALNLKAATNQFGESMGDVKEVILSISQFRKGMGDASPSAASIESTGGKLTQLFEGSDIQFPHLGELANVAAALKGLNIDENQQLASFSALVDVMGPAESKTGLRQVASRLRGASESEKKVAALESLNLKPEDVDLIGESFITALERLQAAASKVDEKTRSSALLNLFDERGQVAASTLLGQLPVVQQRMKILEGGAYERNIQLFRGSPYAYGKRMELRKDLAQYDRVAQGGGLTNEMMRERMRARVAERSAQRPHTLKGAAANTFDRGVNESIYSIGEIFTGSQPSETTGIPVSNVSPAAGIPAQDINLLLKEMKEGNSLSREMLDELKRKQQEMSPTPINRNAHVER, from the coding sequence ATGGCAGATGTCACTCTTCAAGTCGCAGGCGATTCTGAAAAGGCCCAGCAGGAGCTGGTGAACCTGGAGAAGAAACTCGTCAAGATGACGAGCAAGCTGCAGGCGATGGGGAAGAAGTCGCAGAAAGTGTCGCAGGAGAGCAAATCGGGTTTCCACCAGATGGGGAAGTCGATCCAGCAGACGGGAATGCGGCTGTTTGCCCTGGAGAAGGGATATAACATCGCGGTCCGGGGCGCGACCAAGCTACTGGAGACTCACAAGAAAATTACGGCAGAGCGGAATGAAATTGGTAAGCGGGTTGGACAGGAAGACCTGAAGCTGCAGATTCAAGCGGGGTTAACTCGCGACGAGGTGAAGCAGCGGTTCCCACAAATGCGGGCAGCAACGATGCTGACACCGTCAGTTAGTAATGTGGAGGAAATGTTTCAGGTCCAGACTCAATTGCACAGTTCTGGATTTCGCCCAGAAGACCTGGAAAGTGGTCGAGCCCTGCTGGCGGCACTCAACTTGAAAGCAGCAACGAACCAATTCGGCGAGAGTATGGGGGACGTGAAGGAAGTCATCCTATCGATTTCTCAGTTTCGTAAAGGGATGGGGGATGCCTCCCCTTCGGCCGCCTCCATCGAATCGACTGGGGGAAAGCTGACGCAGTTGTTTGAAGGGTCGGACATTCAGTTCCCGCACCTGGGAGAACTGGCGAACGTTGCTGCAGCACTTAAGGGACTCAATATTGACGAGAATCAACAACTCGCTTCGTTCTCGGCCCTGGTAGATGTGATGGGACCTGCTGAATCCAAGACCGGTTTACGACAAGTGGCGTCACGATTGCGGGGAGCTTCGGAGTCTGAAAAGAAAGTCGCCGCTTTGGAATCATTGAACCTGAAGCCGGAAGACGTCGATCTGATCGGCGAAAGTTTCATTACGGCATTGGAGCGACTACAGGCGGCCGCGTCGAAAGTAGACGAGAAGACTCGGAGTAGTGCACTTCTCAATCTTTTTGATGAACGGGGACAGGTCGCGGCCAGCACGCTGCTGGGTCAATTACCGGTGGTTCAACAGCGAATGAAGATACTCGAGGGAGGGGCATACGAACGCAACATTCAACTGTTCCGTGGTTCCCCGTATGCCTACGGCAAGCGAATGGAATTACGAAAAGATTTGGCACAATATGACCGCGTTGCTCAAGGGGGTGGTTTAACCAACGAGATGATGCGAGAGCGGATGCGGGCTCGGGTGGCGGAGCGTTCGGCACAGCGTCCGCATACTCTCAAGGGGGCAGCGGCCAACACATTTGATCGGGGAGTGAATGAAAGTATCTACTCCATCGGCGAGATTTTTACCGGGAGTCAACCCTCGGAAACAACAGGAATCCCTGTGAGTAACGTTTCTCCCGCTGCAGGGATTCCTGCACAGGACATCAATTTATTGCTCAAAGAGATGAAGGAGGGAAACAGTTTGTCGCGAGAAATGCTGGATGAACTGAAGCGCAAACAGCAAGAGATGTCACCAACTCCGATTAACAGAAATGCTCATGTAGAACGTTAA
- a CDS encoding capsid cement protein: MTVSGNNNGNLQTFTAGGAIPKHARVKLSSGKLAVAGIADRDIGFAEVEAFADGDKIAVRLRSASGIQNAIAAEALAEGADVYTAASGKVADTAASTAFLRGTALAPATADGDIIPILPYSPVGEANS; the protein is encoded by the coding sequence ATGACTGTTTCAGGAAACAACAACGGCAACTTGCAGACATTTACCGCTGGTGGTGCTATTCCCAAACATGCACGGGTGAAACTTTCTTCCGGCAAGCTGGCTGTAGCAGGAATCGCGGATCGTGATATCGGATTTGCGGAGGTCGAAGCTTTTGCTGACGGCGACAAGATCGCTGTGCGATTGCGGTCTGCTTCAGGCATTCAGAATGCTATCGCCGCAGAAGCCTTGGCGGAAGGAGCGGACGTTTACACTGCCGCCTCCGGAAAGGTGGCAGACACCGCCGCAAGTACCGCCTTCCTGCGTGGAACCGCTCTGGCACCTGCAACCGCAGATGGCGACATCATTCCGATTCTGCCCTATTCCCCTGTGGGTGAAGCAAACTCCTGA
- a CDS encoding LexA family protein — MTPQNRPALTERQQAILDYIADRIKREGCAPTHREIATQFGIKSPNGVNSNLKALKMKGYITTEPKISRGIHVVGQVPKLSLEFAGEVS; from the coding sequence ATGACCCCACAAAACCGCCCTGCTCTCACTGAACGTCAACAGGCAATTCTTGATTACATTGCCGACCGGATTAAGCGTGAGGGGTGCGCCCCGACTCATCGCGAGATCGCAACACAGTTCGGGATCAAATCTCCGAACGGCGTGAACTCCAATCTCAAGGCCCTGAAAATGAAGGGCTATATCACCACGGAACCGAAGATCTCACGTGGGATTCACGTCGTGGGGCAAGTCCCCAAGCTGTCGCTGGAATTCGCGGGCGAAGTCTCTTAA
- a CDS encoding phage portal protein produces MVASSQYRSLFSAAQAFDELRSDYDMVRSTRFQRRRTGVSGVGRNADFHYRSESEYLRMTEIARDIARNDPVVGQGIRRLTNNVIQNGFKVDPQTGDKEADKILKEAWEKWAGNRASCHAARKFTFREIERIGFQHIVTDGDSICLPLDTGKLETIENHRLRTPHRTQRPVVHGIMLDEMGGPTEYWLTKDNHSPYQNIQKVSDIKRYPAFDEHDQPQVYHLHYPNRFTQNRGVTALAPIGNIAGMHDDVQFAKLVQQQIASCFAILRERGPEYEYAEGQTTPVTDADGRTMAKFAPGMEFIGAKGETLKGFSPDIPSPTFFDHAHMLLTFIAINLDLPVMLLLLDPSQTNFSGWRGAMDQAKLGFKAFQQGYSERLHTPAYLWKVTHFLQENPRLQQLAMKQGVNIFGHSWYFPSWPYIEPVKDTTANKLRVESFQANTRGLLAERGVDYDEFVVERIEDNANFLSLAIQRAKELSEEHGVDVDYHELLNIPAPQNVKVVVNENGNEQPASDKPTD; encoded by the coding sequence GTGGTCGCATCCAGCCAGTATCGTTCGCTCTTCTCCGCCGCTCAGGCGTTTGATGAACTGCGCTCGGATTACGACATGGTGCGATCTACCCGGTTTCAGCGTCGTCGTACTGGAGTCTCTGGAGTAGGCCGGAATGCCGACTTCCACTATCGATCTGAGTCTGAATATCTCCGTATGACGGAGATTGCCCGCGACATTGCCCGCAATGATCCTGTCGTCGGGCAGGGAATCCGGCGACTGACAAACAACGTCATCCAGAACGGGTTCAAAGTGGATCCGCAAACGGGCGACAAAGAAGCGGATAAGATCCTCAAAGAGGCGTGGGAGAAGTGGGCCGGCAATCGAGCCTCCTGTCACGCGGCCCGCAAGTTTACCTTTCGCGAGATTGAACGAATCGGTTTTCAGCATATCGTCACCGATGGTGATTCGATTTGCCTTCCTCTGGATACGGGCAAGCTGGAGACGATTGAGAATCATCGATTGCGAACTCCTCATCGAACACAGCGCCCTGTCGTGCATGGGATCATGCTGGATGAAATGGGAGGACCGACCGAATACTGGCTGACAAAAGACAATCATTCTCCGTACCAGAACATTCAGAAGGTGAGCGATATTAAACGATATCCTGCCTTCGATGAACATGATCAGCCTCAAGTCTATCACCTGCACTACCCGAATCGGTTTACCCAAAACCGGGGCGTCACGGCCCTGGCTCCGATTGGCAATATTGCCGGGATGCATGACGACGTGCAGTTTGCCAAGCTGGTTCAGCAACAGATTGCGAGTTGCTTTGCGATCCTGCGGGAACGGGGGCCCGAATACGAATACGCGGAAGGTCAGACGACTCCAGTCACGGATGCCGATGGCCGGACCATGGCGAAGTTTGCTCCCGGGATGGAGTTTATTGGAGCCAAGGGGGAGACGCTCAAAGGGTTCTCTCCCGACATTCCGAGCCCAACATTCTTTGACCATGCTCACATGCTGCTAACTTTCATCGCAATCAACCTTGATCTGCCGGTGATGCTGTTGCTGCTCGACCCGAGTCAGACCAACTTCAGCGGCTGGCGTGGGGCGATGGATCAGGCGAAGCTCGGTTTCAAAGCGTTCCAGCAAGGGTACAGCGAGCGACTGCATACCCCCGCTTATCTCTGGAAAGTGACTCACTTCCTGCAGGAGAACCCCAGACTCCAGCAACTGGCGATGAAGCAGGGAGTCAACATTTTCGGACACTCCTGGTACTTCCCCTCCTGGCCTTACATCGAACCGGTGAAGGACACCACGGCGAACAAACTGCGGGTCGAATCCTTTCAGGCCAACACACGCGGACTGCTGGCCGAGCGTGGTGTTGATTACGACGAGTTTGTCGTTGAACGAATCGAAGACAATGCGAACTTCCTCTCTCTGGCGATTCAACGCGCCAAAGAACTATCCGAGGAACATGGGGTCGACGTCGACTATCACGAATTACTCAATATCCCTGCCCCTCAGAACGTAAAGGTCGTGGTTAACGAAAATGGAAACGAACAACCTGCCAGCGATAAGCCCACTGACTGA
- a CDS encoding DUF3560 domain-containing protein encodes MNNYEERKQRRIDRLNERAEKKKQDSINSWDRAHDLASVIPFGQPIHIGHHSEKRDRAHRKRIEQASRKGYELSKEADELQRRADAAKGNHAISSQDPEAVQKLRQKLAKCESDQETWKLWNRLYRKHKGDLAKLEAELTAEEFDQIVKRVAFRKHHWPGVEVKKPVESYELSNNNAEIKRLKERIAKLEKRAERTARPPRFIGDIEILDNLEYHKVEVHFAGKPREEIRSFLKSRGFRWTPSAEAWTRTIDSRTEWAIEGLRELVGKNISD; translated from the coding sequence ATGAACAACTACGAAGAACGAAAACAACGACGAATTGACCGCCTCAACGAAAGAGCGGAGAAGAAAAAACAGGACTCCATCAATTCCTGGGACCGGGCTCACGACCTGGCCAGCGTGATTCCATTTGGTCAGCCGATCCACATTGGCCACCACTCCGAAAAACGCGATCGGGCTCACCGCAAGCGAATTGAGCAGGCTTCCCGCAAAGGGTATGAACTGAGCAAAGAAGCGGACGAACTTCAGCGACGTGCCGACGCCGCGAAGGGCAATCACGCAATCTCTTCTCAGGACCCGGAGGCCGTCCAGAAATTGCGCCAGAAGCTGGCGAAATGCGAATCCGATCAAGAGACCTGGAAACTCTGGAACCGGCTCTACCGCAAGCACAAGGGAGACCTGGCGAAGCTGGAAGCCGAATTGACTGCGGAAGAATTCGACCAGATTGTGAAGCGAGTCGCGTTCCGGAAACATCACTGGCCTGGTGTGGAAGTGAAAAAGCCGGTCGAGTCGTATGAACTCAGCAACAACAATGCGGAGATCAAACGACTGAAGGAACGTATTGCCAAGCTGGAGAAACGAGCGGAACGGACAGCCCGGCCGCCGCGATTCATCGGCGATATTGAGATTCTCGACAACCTTGAATACCACAAGGTCGAAGTGCACTTCGCTGGGAAACCGAGAGAAGAGATCCGGAGCTTCCTTAAGTCACGCGGGTTCCGCTGGACCCCTTCGGCAGAGGCTTGGACGCGGACTATTGATAGTCGGACGGAATGGGCTATTGAGGGGCTGCGGGAGTTGGTGGGGAAGAATATAAGTGACTAG
- a CDS encoding terminase gpA endonuclease subunit produces the protein MSQRSRAPRLRPMGQFAEEEIVIPDGPYAGRRFSCNRQPFSRLWFDAVDSGKWRRLAATGPQQSGKTLDCFIIPILWHLFEFKETVLCGVTSMAMAKEKWEIDILPVIRRSRYRDLLPRSGKGSRGGQVDMIQFEHGPVLKFVTGGGDDKSRSHFTSRVLVVTEVDGLDESGATSREASKLKQMEGRTSAYDDRARIYLECTVSTAEGAIWQEYQRGTQSRIVMPCPHCHAWVTPERDDLVGWHEAEHEHAAKQSTQFSCPECGECWTEEERAQANQECRLLHRGQSLNEEGEIEGELPPTDTLGFRWNAANNLFVSAGTVGAREWRGSNQLNADEADKELCQWVWAIPPKPLSEILNPIEESVLRGKVISLQKLFTPPETTMVTVGLDIGKYFLHYVAMALTSGGRFHIVDYNEIKVRHEGKLYKDALPEALNHFKTETVDLGWVNADGQPIYADRIWIDSGYWESTDLVYQFCRDQGARWQPMKGYGFAQETKQQYNQPKSTGATVSYIGTNYHRSWLSKKRTHLMEVNSDFWKSRFWQHILTDPRNPGSLTICDGTVQDHRYLFKHLMAEEERVEFIPGKGEKKVWIQRGRNNHYLDAGYIATVAMDYNEHCRQVQIAAPPPQTTSPLLNPYGQAFSILDR, from the coding sequence TTGTCCCAGCGGTCCCGTGCGCCCCGCCTGCGGCCGATGGGCCAGTTCGCGGAAGAAGAGATCGTGATTCCCGATGGCCCTTACGCCGGACGGCGGTTCAGCTGCAATCGACAACCCTTCAGTCGACTCTGGTTTGATGCGGTGGACTCGGGGAAGTGGCGACGGCTGGCGGCGACAGGCCCTCAGCAATCCGGGAAGACACTCGACTGCTTTATCATTCCGATTCTCTGGCACCTGTTTGAATTCAAAGAGACAGTGCTGTGTGGCGTGACGTCGATGGCGATGGCCAAAGAGAAATGGGAGATTGATATCCTGCCCGTTATCCGGCGGTCGCGTTATCGGGACCTATTGCCACGTTCGGGGAAAGGATCCCGGGGTGGTCAGGTCGACATGATTCAGTTCGAACATGGGCCGGTCCTGAAGTTCGTGACTGGGGGTGGTGATGATAAATCTCGATCCCACTTTACGAGTCGGGTGCTGGTGGTGACCGAAGTCGATGGACTGGATGAATCAGGTGCGACCAGTCGTGAAGCTTCCAAGCTCAAGCAGATGGAGGGGCGAACATCGGCCTATGATGACCGGGCCCGGATTTACCTGGAGTGTACTGTTTCGACAGCAGAGGGAGCGATCTGGCAGGAGTACCAGCGAGGAACCCAATCACGCATTGTGATGCCCTGCCCTCACTGTCATGCGTGGGTCACTCCTGAACGTGATGACCTGGTGGGATGGCATGAGGCGGAACACGAACACGCGGCCAAGCAGTCGACGCAGTTCAGTTGTCCTGAGTGCGGAGAATGCTGGACCGAAGAAGAACGAGCCCAGGCGAATCAGGAATGCCGACTCCTGCATCGGGGTCAGTCCCTCAATGAGGAGGGAGAGATCGAAGGAGAGCTCCCCCCGACCGACACGCTCGGCTTTCGCTGGAACGCGGCGAACAATCTCTTTGTTTCCGCCGGTACGGTCGGGGCGCGAGAGTGGCGTGGGTCGAATCAGCTTAACGCCGATGAGGCAGACAAGGAGCTGTGCCAATGGGTTTGGGCGATTCCGCCGAAGCCCTTATCGGAAATCCTGAACCCGATTGAAGAGTCGGTCCTGCGGGGGAAAGTGATCTCGCTGCAGAAACTGTTTACTCCACCGGAAACGACGATGGTGACGGTCGGGCTCGACATCGGCAAATACTTCCTGCATTACGTGGCCATGGCCCTCACCAGTGGGGGGAGATTCCACATTGTCGACTACAACGAGATCAAAGTGCGGCACGAAGGGAAACTCTACAAGGACGCCCTCCCCGAAGCATTGAATCACTTCAAAACAGAGACGGTGGATTTAGGCTGGGTCAACGCGGATGGACAGCCGATCTACGCCGACCGCATCTGGATCGACTCGGGTTACTGGGAATCGACCGACCTGGTCTATCAGTTCTGCCGCGACCAGGGGGCCCGCTGGCAACCCATGAAAGGCTACGGTTTTGCTCAGGAGACCAAGCAACAATACAACCAGCCGAAATCGACCGGAGCGACGGTCTCCTACATTGGTACCAACTATCACCGCAGCTGGTTATCTAAGAAACGAACGCACCTGATGGAGGTGAACTCCGACTTCTGGAAAAGCCGGTTCTGGCAACACATTCTGACCGATCCCCGTAACCCGGGCTCACTCACGATCTGTGATGGAACCGTGCAGGACCATCGGTATCTTTTCAAACATTTGATGGCGGAAGAAGAACGGGTCGAATTCATTCCTGGCAAAGGGGAGAAGAAAGTCTGGATCCAGCGAGGCCGGAACAATCACTACCTCGACGCAGGATACATTGCGACGGTCGCGATGGATTACAACGAACATTGTCGCCAGGTACAGATTGCGGCGCCTCCACCTCAAACAACCTCTCCATTGCTTAATCCCTACGGACAAGCGTTTTCTATTCTCGATCGATAA
- a CDS encoding thermonuclease family protein, protein MLELIDGFQWKYICEVVRVIDGDTVELDVDLGFSIRYRLTVRLYGIDAPEQREKPQGPAATAFLRKLIEGKQIVLESIKDKQGKYGRYLGKLWLQDAGGDVDDVNQMLVDMGYAELVP, encoded by the coding sequence ATGCTAGAATTAATCGACGGTTTTCAGTGGAAATACATCTGCGAGGTGGTACGCGTGATCGACGGCGATACCGTCGAACTGGATGTCGATCTCGGGTTCTCCATCCGTTACCGGCTCACGGTGCGGCTCTATGGCATTGATGCACCGGAACAGCGAGAGAAGCCACAGGGCCCGGCTGCGACCGCGTTCCTGAGGAAGCTGATTGAGGGCAAGCAGATCGTCCTGGAGTCGATCAAGGACAAGCAGGGCAAGTACGGGCGATACCTGGGAAAGCTGTGGTTACAGGACGCCGGTGGGGATGTGGATGACGTGAATCAGATGCTGGTGGATATGGGGTATGCTGAATTGGTCCCTTAA